From Scatophagus argus isolate fScaArg1 chromosome 10, fScaArg1.pri, whole genome shotgun sequence, a single genomic window includes:
- the tlx1 gene encoding T-cell leukemia homeobox protein 1 has product MDHIGILGAHLQQQHTHVEPISFGIDQILSNVEQSCMLGLKMHEPDYGHGVYNSSGSSGVNGGTFTCGNTGYNGTGSSCGMASLGGAYHMNMGVNANGTNANAAGVIRVPAHRPLSCGNGSVPPVSGTINNLTALTFPWMESNRRYTKDRFTGHPYQNRTPPKKKKPRTSFTRLQICELEKRFHRQKYLASAERAALAKALKMTDAQVKTWFQNRRTKWRRQTAEEREAERQQANRILMQLQQEAFQKTINQPVTPDPLCLQNSSLFALQNLQPWTENTSKISSVSNCE; this is encoded by the exons ATGGATCACATAGGAATACTGGGGGCGcatctacagcagcagcacacgCACGTGGAGCCCATCAGCTTTGGCATTGACCAGATCCTCAGCAACGTGGAGCAGAGCTGCATGCTGGGCCTGAAGATGCACGAGCCGGACTACGGGCACGGGGTCTACAACAGCAGCGGGAGTAGCGGTGTGAACGGCGGTACCTTCACGTGCGGCAACACCGGATATAATGGCACCGGCTCTTCGTGCGGGATGGCTTCCTTAGGGGGTGCTTATCATATGAACATGGGCGTGAATGCGAACGGAACTAATGCGAACGCCGCCGGTGTCATCCGCGTCCCCGCACACCGGCCTCTGAGCTGCGGAAACGGCTCCGTGCCGCCGGTGAGCGGGACCATCAACAACCTGACTGCGCTAACGTTCCCCTGGATGGAGAGCAACCGCCGCTACACGAAAGACAGGTTCACAG GTCATCCCTACCAGAACCGGACGCCTCCTAAGAAAAAGAAACCTCGGACGTCGTTCACCCGGCTGCAGATCTGCGAGCTGGAGAAGCGCTTCCACCGGCAGAAGTACCTGGCGTCTGCTGAGCGGGCCGCCCTCGCCAAAGCCCTGAAGATGACTGATGCTCAGGTCAAAACCTGGTTCCAGAACAGACGCACCAAATGGAG GCGGCAGACGGCGGAGGAACGGGAGGCGGAGCGGCAGCAGGCCAACAGGATCCTCATGCAGCTGCAGCAAGAGGCTTTCCAAAAGACCATCAACCAGCCGGTTACACCGGACCCGCTGTGTCTGCAGAACAGCTCTCTGTTCGCCCTGCAGAACCTGCAGCCCTGGACCGAAAACACTTCCAAGATCAGCAGCGTGTCGAACTGCGAGTAG